A window from Electrophorus electricus isolate fEleEle1 chromosome 7, fEleEle1.pri, whole genome shotgun sequence encodes these proteins:
- the zfyve9a gene encoding zinc finger FYVE domain-containing protein 9 isoform X1, with protein MENYFQAEAFNLDKVLDEFEQNEDETDTPTLADAKWTQILAPPAHLLSLNPALTHTDLSPRDSPLNFKPLLEPPTSGGPSLAEVLVPDVKQSLELPPEARSEERPADVHSPPLLQPNIGKLVSADGQALASSPSTGALKNSCLPGPSCNGLVEVSQASDDPSPAAAHWPDSLGIGPRGQRKKQGEGACFNNTHFSFPEEGLGCGAACLKNGTSSAESEATEASKSDDGVSVSSEESKMGEYSSALLEGNSSETVETVLQENCTGPPKMVADKECGMDAFRNGRPLEAEREKDSQVMCQKQKELENHEDSLVESPHAERPQPNGLVEERDGDGYGLPLAPSKEDSVTEEKEMEESKQECCELGRGGPELGGKLNNGRLQLGSVPYGGARPKQPLSLKLQIPRPLSGQVQNELGSLGRNKNLQAQCRVAAGSESSCGVTDSGAGRVNVESGDGSSGLHDPLENPDNDLQAGQQGVLSRKPFSSLGEVAPVWVPDSQAPICMKCEVKFTFTKRRHHCRACGKVFCAACCSLKCRLMYMDRKEARVCVICHQALLNAPSWENSAGGCTQSPNPNNPAEYCSTIPPLQQAQASGALSSPPPTVMVPVGVLKQPGMDGSLPREQRRVWFADGILPNGETADSTKEPSPDPNPSQPLNVSQFSSKSQAASPLEAIQATGAQMSSPVGSSVSLIPDDGLPPILISTGVKGGTGGYITDYAVEERPSEIQLLQQLEEGGPDPLVFVLNANLLAMVKLVNYVNRKCWYVTTKGMHAMGQAEVVVLLQCLPDEKSIPKDIFSHFVQLYQEALTGNVLSHLGHSFFTQSFLGSREHGGFLYVSPTFQSLQDLLLPNPPYLFGILVQKWETPWAKVFPIRLMLRLGAEYRFYPCPLFSVRFRKPLFGETGHTIINLLADFRNYQYTLPVVRGLVVDMEVKKTSIKIPSNRYNELMKAMNKSNEHVLAMGACFNEHADSHLVCVQNDDGNYQTQAISIHHQPRKVTGACFFVFSGALKASSGYLAKTSIVEDGVMVQITAETMEALRQALREMKDFTIVCGKADQEENQEQVYIRWIEDDLNFNKGVISPIDGKSMESIASVKIFHGSEYKANGKVIRWTEVFFLQSEDQPNSLSDPAEHSRLTENVARAFCMALCPHLKLLKEDGMAKLGLRVTLDSDQVGYLAGSNGQPLLPQYLSELDCALIPVIHSGACQLSEGPVVMELIFYILEIIS; from the exons ATGAAACAGACACCCCCACACTCGCTGATGCAAAATGGACTCAGATCCTCGCCCCACCAGCTCACCTCCTGTCCTTGAACCCTGCTCTGACCCACACTGACCTCAGCCCACGGGACAGCCCTCTCAACTTCAAGCCTCTACTGGAACCTCCGACCTCTGGTGGCCCGTCTCTGGCCGAGGTCTTGGTGCCAGATGTTAAGCAAAGCCTGGAGCTTCCCCCGGAGGCCCGGAGTGAAGAGCGCCCAGCGGACGTCCACAGCCCACCTCTGCTACAGCCCAACATTGGCAAGCTAGTGAGCGCCGACGGCCAGGCACTGGCCTCCTCTCCATCCACCGGGGCGCTCAAAAACAGCTGCTTGCCCGGGCCGAGCTGCAACGGTCTCGTTGAGGTCTCGCAGGCCAGTGATGATccaagccctgctgctgcacatTGGCCTGACTCCCTGGGCATAGGGCCTAGAGGCCAGAGGAAGAAGCAGGGTGAAGGAGCTTGTTTTAACAACACTCATTTCTCTTTTCCTGAGGAAGGGCTTGGGTGTGGGGCAGCGTGCTTGAAGAATGGAACCTCATCAGCTGAGTCGGAGGCCACAGAAGCAAGCAAGAGCGATGACGGTGTATCCGTCAGCTCAGAGGAAAGCAAAATGGGGGAATACAGTTCCGCGCTTCTTGAAGGGAACAGTTCTGAGACAGTGGAAACAGTTTTGCAGGAGAACTGTACTGGCCCTCCCAAGATGGTGGCAGACAAAGAGTGTGGCATGGATGCATTTCGGAATGGCAGACCACTCGAGGCTGAGAGGGAGAAGGACAGCCAGGTTATGTGCCAGAAGCAAAAAGAACTGGAGAATCATGAAGATTCCCTAGTTGAATCACCACATGCGGAGAGACCTCAACCCAATGGCCTGGTTGAGGAACGAGATGGAGATGGATATGGCCTGCCTCTAGCTCCTTCAAAGGAGGACTCTGTGACCGAGgagaaggagatggaggagagcaAGCAGGAGTGTTGCGAGTTGGGCCGCGGCGGCCCTGAATTGGGAGGTAAACTCAACAACGGGCGCCTGCAGCTGGGCAGTGTGCCCTATGGCGGTGCCCGACCCAAGCAGCCCCTCAGCCTGAAGCTGCAGATACCCCGACCACTCTCAGGCCAGGTGCAGAATGAGCTGGGCTCCTTGGGCAGGAACAAGAACCTGCAAGCCCAGTGCAGGGTGGCTGCTGGCTCCGAGTCGTCCTGTGGGGTGACGGACTCTGGGGCTGGGAGGGTGAACGTTGAGAGTGGGGATGGTTCCTCGGGCCTGCACGACCCATTGGAGAATCCTGACAATGACCTACAGGCgggccagcagggggtgctgtcAAGGAAGCCTTTCAGCTCCCTGGGGGAGGTGGCGCCTGTGTGGGTGCCGGACTCCCAGGCACCCATCTGCATGAAGTGCGAGGTCAAGTTCACCTTTACCAAGAGAAGGCATCACTGTCGGGCCTGTGGCAAG gTTTTTTGTGCAGCATGTTGTAGCCTCAAGTGCAGGCTGATGTACATGGACAGGAAGGAGGCACGGGTCTGTGTGATCTGTCACCAAGCTCTCCTGAATG CTCCGTCATGGGAGAACTCCGCAGGTGGCTGCACCCAGAGCCCAAACCCTAACAACCCAGCGGAGTACTGCTCCACTATTCCCCCTCTGCAGCAGGCTCAGGCGTCAGGGGCCCTCAGCTCACCCCCACCCACCGTCATGGTGCCTGTCGGGGTCCTCAAGCAGCCAGGCATGGATG GTTCTCTCCCTCGTGAGCAGAGGCGGGTGTGGTTCGCTGATGGGATTCTACCAAACGGAGAGACTGCAGACTCCACTAAAGAACCTAGTCCAGACCCCAACCCCTCCCAGCCCCTCAATGTCTCCCAGTTCTCCAGCAAATCCCAGGCAGCCAGCCCACTGGAG GCCATCCAGGCCACTGGGGCTCAGATGAGCAGCCCTGTGGGTAGCTCAGTCAGCCTGATCCCAGATGACGGCCTTCCTCCCATCCTCATCTCCACAGGCGTCAAAGGAGGTACGGGAGGCTACATCACAG ACTACGCTGTGGAAGAGAGGCCATCCGAGATCCAGCTTCTACAACAGCTTGAGGAGGGTGGGCCGGACCCGCTCGTGTTCGTGCTCAACGCCAACCTGCTCGCCATGGTTAAACTGGTCAACT AtgtaaacaggaagtgctgGTACGTGACGACGAAGGGCATGCACGCTATGGGCCAGGCGGAGGTGGTGGTACTGTTGCAGTGTCTCCCTGATGAGAAGAGTATTCCGAAAGATATCTTTAGTCACTTTGTGCAGCTCTACCAGGAGGCCCTCACAG GGAACGTGTTGAGCCACCTGGGCCATTCCTTCTTTACGCAGAGCTTCCTGGGCAGCAGGGAGCACGGCGGCTTCCTCTACGTGAGCCCCACCTTCCAGTCCCTGCAGGACCTGCTGCTGCCCAACCCGCCCTACCTCTTCGGCATCCTGGTGCAGAAGTGGGAGACGCCCTGGGCCAAGGTCTTCCCCATCCGCCTTATGTTACGCCTGGGAGCCGAGTACAGAT TCTACCCCTGCCCGCTGTTCAGTGTGCGCTTCAGAAAGCCCCTTTTTGGAGAGACTGGTCACACCATCATAAACCTGCTAGCG GATTTCCGGAATTATCAGTACACCTTACCAGTGGTTCGAGGTCTGGTGGTGGACATGGAAGTAAAAAAGACCAGTATCAAGATCCCCAGCAACCGCTACAACGAG CTCATGAAGGCTATGAACAAGTCCAACGAGCATGTGCTGGCCATGGGTGCGTGCTTTAACGAGCATGCAGACTCCCACCTAGTCTGTGTGCAGAATGATGATGGCAACTACCAGACACAGGCCATTAGCATCCACCACCAGCCTCGCAAGG TGACGGGAGCTTGCTTCTTTGTGTTCAGCGGTGCTTTGAAGGCCTCGTCCGGCTATCTAGCCAAGACCAGCATTGTTGAAG ATGGAGTTATGGTGCAGATTACAGCAGAAACAATGGAGGCCTTGCGTCAGGCACTGAGAGAGATGAAGGACTTCACTATTGTCTGTGGGAAAGCTGATCAGGAGGAAAACCAGGAACAAGTCTATATTCGGTGGATAGAGGATGATTTAAATTTCAATAAAGG AGTCATCAGCCCCATTGATGGAAAATCTATGGAGTCTATCGCTAGTGTAAAGATCTTCCACGGCTCGGAATACAAAGCCAATGGCAAAGTAATCCGCTGGACAGAG GTGTTTTTTCTTCAGAGTGAGGATCAGCCCAACAGCCTGAGCGATCCAGCAGAGCACAGCCGCCTCACAGAGAACGTGGCACGGGCTTTCTGCATGGCTCTGTGCCCTCATCTCAAACTGCTCAAAGAGGACGGCATGGCCAAACTAGGCCTGAGGGTTACACTCGACTCTGACCAG GTGGGCTACCTGGCTGGCAGTAATGGGCAGCCACTGCTCCCGCAGTATTTGAGCGAGCTGGATTGCGCCTTGATCCCTGTCATCCACAGTGGAGCATGCCAGTTGAGTGAGGGTCCTGTGGTCATGGAGCTCATCTTCTACATCCTAGAGATTATCTCCTAA
- the zfyve9a gene encoding zinc finger FYVE domain-containing protein 9 isoform X3 yields MENYFQAEAFNLDKVLDEFEQNEDETDTPTLADAKWTQILAPPAHLLSLNPALTHTDLSPRDSPLNFKPLLEPPTSGGPSLAEVLVPDVKQSLELPPEARSEERPADVHSPPLLQPNIGKLVSADGQALASSPSTGALKNSCLPGPSCNGLVEVSQASDDPSPAAAHWPDSLGIGPRGQRKKQGEGACFNNTHFSFPEEGLGCGAACLKNGTSSAESEATEASKSDDGVSVSSEESKMGEYSSALLEGNSSETVETVLQENCTGPPKMVADKECGMDAFRNGRPLEAEREKDSQVMCQKQKELENHEDSLVESPHAERPQPNGLVEERDGDGYGLPLAPSKEDSVTEEKEMEESKQECCELGRGGPELGGKLNNGRLQLGSVPYGGARPKQPLSLKLQIPRPLSGQVQNELGSLGRNKNLQAQCRVAAGSESSCGVTDSGAGRVNVESGDGSSGLHDPLENPDNDLQAGQQGVLSRKPFSSLGEVAPVWVPDSQAPICMKCEVKFTFTKRRHHCRACGKVFCAACCSLKCRLMYMDRKEARVCVICHQALLNAPSWENSAGGCTQSPNPNNPAEYCSTIPPLQQAQASGALSSPPPTVMVPVGVLKQPGMDGSLPREQRRVWFADGILPNGETADSTKEPSPDPNPSQPLNVSQFSSKSQAASPLEAIQATGAQMSSPVGSSVSLIPDDGLPPILISTGVKGDYAVEERPSEIQLLQQLEEGGPDPLVFVLNANLLAMVKLVNYVNRKCWYVTTKGMHAMGQAEVVVLLQCLPDEKSIPKDIFSHFVQLYQEALTGNVLSHLGHSFFTQSFLGSREHGGFLYVSPTFQSLQDLLLPNPPYLFGILVQKWETPWAKVFPIRLMLRLGAEYRFYPCPLFSVRFRKPLFGETGHTIINLLADFRNYQYTLPVVRGLVVDMEVKKTSIKIPSNRYNELMKAMNKSNEHVLAMGACFNEHADSHLVCVQNDDGNYQTQAISIHHQPRKVTGACFFVFSGALKASSGYLAKTSIVEDGVMVQITAETMEALRQALREMKDFTIVCGKADQEENQEQVYIRWIEDDLNFNKGVISPIDGKSMESIASVKIFHGSEYKANGKVIRWTEVFFLQSEDQPNSLSDPAEHSRLTENVARAFCMALCPHLKLLKEDGMAKLGLRVTLDSDQVGYLAGSNGQPLLPQYLSELDCALIPVIHSGACQLSEGPVVMELIFYILEIIS; encoded by the exons ATGAAACAGACACCCCCACACTCGCTGATGCAAAATGGACTCAGATCCTCGCCCCACCAGCTCACCTCCTGTCCTTGAACCCTGCTCTGACCCACACTGACCTCAGCCCACGGGACAGCCCTCTCAACTTCAAGCCTCTACTGGAACCTCCGACCTCTGGTGGCCCGTCTCTGGCCGAGGTCTTGGTGCCAGATGTTAAGCAAAGCCTGGAGCTTCCCCCGGAGGCCCGGAGTGAAGAGCGCCCAGCGGACGTCCACAGCCCACCTCTGCTACAGCCCAACATTGGCAAGCTAGTGAGCGCCGACGGCCAGGCACTGGCCTCCTCTCCATCCACCGGGGCGCTCAAAAACAGCTGCTTGCCCGGGCCGAGCTGCAACGGTCTCGTTGAGGTCTCGCAGGCCAGTGATGATccaagccctgctgctgcacatTGGCCTGACTCCCTGGGCATAGGGCCTAGAGGCCAGAGGAAGAAGCAGGGTGAAGGAGCTTGTTTTAACAACACTCATTTCTCTTTTCCTGAGGAAGGGCTTGGGTGTGGGGCAGCGTGCTTGAAGAATGGAACCTCATCAGCTGAGTCGGAGGCCACAGAAGCAAGCAAGAGCGATGACGGTGTATCCGTCAGCTCAGAGGAAAGCAAAATGGGGGAATACAGTTCCGCGCTTCTTGAAGGGAACAGTTCTGAGACAGTGGAAACAGTTTTGCAGGAGAACTGTACTGGCCCTCCCAAGATGGTGGCAGACAAAGAGTGTGGCATGGATGCATTTCGGAATGGCAGACCACTCGAGGCTGAGAGGGAGAAGGACAGCCAGGTTATGTGCCAGAAGCAAAAAGAACTGGAGAATCATGAAGATTCCCTAGTTGAATCACCACATGCGGAGAGACCTCAACCCAATGGCCTGGTTGAGGAACGAGATGGAGATGGATATGGCCTGCCTCTAGCTCCTTCAAAGGAGGACTCTGTGACCGAGgagaaggagatggaggagagcaAGCAGGAGTGTTGCGAGTTGGGCCGCGGCGGCCCTGAATTGGGAGGTAAACTCAACAACGGGCGCCTGCAGCTGGGCAGTGTGCCCTATGGCGGTGCCCGACCCAAGCAGCCCCTCAGCCTGAAGCTGCAGATACCCCGACCACTCTCAGGCCAGGTGCAGAATGAGCTGGGCTCCTTGGGCAGGAACAAGAACCTGCAAGCCCAGTGCAGGGTGGCTGCTGGCTCCGAGTCGTCCTGTGGGGTGACGGACTCTGGGGCTGGGAGGGTGAACGTTGAGAGTGGGGATGGTTCCTCGGGCCTGCACGACCCATTGGAGAATCCTGACAATGACCTACAGGCgggccagcagggggtgctgtcAAGGAAGCCTTTCAGCTCCCTGGGGGAGGTGGCGCCTGTGTGGGTGCCGGACTCCCAGGCACCCATCTGCATGAAGTGCGAGGTCAAGTTCACCTTTACCAAGAGAAGGCATCACTGTCGGGCCTGTGGCAAG gTTTTTTGTGCAGCATGTTGTAGCCTCAAGTGCAGGCTGATGTACATGGACAGGAAGGAGGCACGGGTCTGTGTGATCTGTCACCAAGCTCTCCTGAATG CTCCGTCATGGGAGAACTCCGCAGGTGGCTGCACCCAGAGCCCAAACCCTAACAACCCAGCGGAGTACTGCTCCACTATTCCCCCTCTGCAGCAGGCTCAGGCGTCAGGGGCCCTCAGCTCACCCCCACCCACCGTCATGGTGCCTGTCGGGGTCCTCAAGCAGCCAGGCATGGATG GTTCTCTCCCTCGTGAGCAGAGGCGGGTGTGGTTCGCTGATGGGATTCTACCAAACGGAGAGACTGCAGACTCCACTAAAGAACCTAGTCCAGACCCCAACCCCTCCCAGCCCCTCAATGTCTCCCAGTTCTCCAGCAAATCCCAGGCAGCCAGCCCACTGGAG GCCATCCAGGCCACTGGGGCTCAGATGAGCAGCCCTGTGGGTAGCTCAGTCAGCCTGATCCCAGATGACGGCCTTCCTCCCATCCTCATCTCCACAGGCGTCAAAGGAG ACTACGCTGTGGAAGAGAGGCCATCCGAGATCCAGCTTCTACAACAGCTTGAGGAGGGTGGGCCGGACCCGCTCGTGTTCGTGCTCAACGCCAACCTGCTCGCCATGGTTAAACTGGTCAACT AtgtaaacaggaagtgctgGTACGTGACGACGAAGGGCATGCACGCTATGGGCCAGGCGGAGGTGGTGGTACTGTTGCAGTGTCTCCCTGATGAGAAGAGTATTCCGAAAGATATCTTTAGTCACTTTGTGCAGCTCTACCAGGAGGCCCTCACAG GGAACGTGTTGAGCCACCTGGGCCATTCCTTCTTTACGCAGAGCTTCCTGGGCAGCAGGGAGCACGGCGGCTTCCTCTACGTGAGCCCCACCTTCCAGTCCCTGCAGGACCTGCTGCTGCCCAACCCGCCCTACCTCTTCGGCATCCTGGTGCAGAAGTGGGAGACGCCCTGGGCCAAGGTCTTCCCCATCCGCCTTATGTTACGCCTGGGAGCCGAGTACAGAT TCTACCCCTGCCCGCTGTTCAGTGTGCGCTTCAGAAAGCCCCTTTTTGGAGAGACTGGTCACACCATCATAAACCTGCTAGCG GATTTCCGGAATTATCAGTACACCTTACCAGTGGTTCGAGGTCTGGTGGTGGACATGGAAGTAAAAAAGACCAGTATCAAGATCCCCAGCAACCGCTACAACGAG CTCATGAAGGCTATGAACAAGTCCAACGAGCATGTGCTGGCCATGGGTGCGTGCTTTAACGAGCATGCAGACTCCCACCTAGTCTGTGTGCAGAATGATGATGGCAACTACCAGACACAGGCCATTAGCATCCACCACCAGCCTCGCAAGG TGACGGGAGCTTGCTTCTTTGTGTTCAGCGGTGCTTTGAAGGCCTCGTCCGGCTATCTAGCCAAGACCAGCATTGTTGAAG ATGGAGTTATGGTGCAGATTACAGCAGAAACAATGGAGGCCTTGCGTCAGGCACTGAGAGAGATGAAGGACTTCACTATTGTCTGTGGGAAAGCTGATCAGGAGGAAAACCAGGAACAAGTCTATATTCGGTGGATAGAGGATGATTTAAATTTCAATAAAGG AGTCATCAGCCCCATTGATGGAAAATCTATGGAGTCTATCGCTAGTGTAAAGATCTTCCACGGCTCGGAATACAAAGCCAATGGCAAAGTAATCCGCTGGACAGAG GTGTTTTTTCTTCAGAGTGAGGATCAGCCCAACAGCCTGAGCGATCCAGCAGAGCACAGCCGCCTCACAGAGAACGTGGCACGGGCTTTCTGCATGGCTCTGTGCCCTCATCTCAAACTGCTCAAAGAGGACGGCATGGCCAAACTAGGCCTGAGGGTTACACTCGACTCTGACCAG GTGGGCTACCTGGCTGGCAGTAATGGGCAGCCACTGCTCCCGCAGTATTTGAGCGAGCTGGATTGCGCCTTGATCCCTGTCATCCACAGTGGAGCATGCCAGTTGAGTGAGGGTCCTGTGGTCATGGAGCTCATCTTCTACATCCTAGAGATTATCTCCTAA
- the zfyve9a gene encoding zinc finger FYVE domain-containing protein 9 isoform X2 — protein MCQLDGWIPRRGPNWPTSQEIPNETDTPTLADAKWTQILAPPAHLLSLNPALTHTDLSPRDSPLNFKPLLEPPTSGGPSLAEVLVPDVKQSLELPPEARSEERPADVHSPPLLQPNIGKLVSADGQALASSPSTGALKNSCLPGPSCNGLVEVSQASDDPSPAAAHWPDSLGIGPRGQRKKQGEGACFNNTHFSFPEEGLGCGAACLKNGTSSAESEATEASKSDDGVSVSSEESKMGEYSSALLEGNSSETVETVLQENCTGPPKMVADKECGMDAFRNGRPLEAEREKDSQVMCQKQKELENHEDSLVESPHAERPQPNGLVEERDGDGYGLPLAPSKEDSVTEEKEMEESKQECCELGRGGPELGGKLNNGRLQLGSVPYGGARPKQPLSLKLQIPRPLSGQVQNELGSLGRNKNLQAQCRVAAGSESSCGVTDSGAGRVNVESGDGSSGLHDPLENPDNDLQAGQQGVLSRKPFSSLGEVAPVWVPDSQAPICMKCEVKFTFTKRRHHCRACGKVFCAACCSLKCRLMYMDRKEARVCVICHQALLNAPSWENSAGGCTQSPNPNNPAEYCSTIPPLQQAQASGALSSPPPTVMVPVGVLKQPGMDGSLPREQRRVWFADGILPNGETADSTKEPSPDPNPSQPLNVSQFSSKSQAASPLEAIQATGAQMSSPVGSSVSLIPDDGLPPILISTGVKGGTGGYITDYAVEERPSEIQLLQQLEEGGPDPLVFVLNANLLAMVKLVNYVNRKCWYVTTKGMHAMGQAEVVVLLQCLPDEKSIPKDIFSHFVQLYQEALTGNVLSHLGHSFFTQSFLGSREHGGFLYVSPTFQSLQDLLLPNPPYLFGILVQKWETPWAKVFPIRLMLRLGAEYRFYPCPLFSVRFRKPLFGETGHTIINLLADFRNYQYTLPVVRGLVVDMEVKKTSIKIPSNRYNELMKAMNKSNEHVLAMGACFNEHADSHLVCVQNDDGNYQTQAISIHHQPRKVTGACFFVFSGALKASSGYLAKTSIVEDGVMVQITAETMEALRQALREMKDFTIVCGKADQEENQEQVYIRWIEDDLNFNKGVISPIDGKSMESIASVKIFHGSEYKANGKVIRWTEVFFLQSEDQPNSLSDPAEHSRLTENVARAFCMALCPHLKLLKEDGMAKLGLRVTLDSDQVGYLAGSNGQPLLPQYLSELDCALIPVIHSGACQLSEGPVVMELIFYILEIIS, from the exons ATGTGTCAGCTTGACGGATGGATCCCAAGGCGAGGACCAAATTGGCCCACTTCTCAAGAAATTCCCA ATGAAACAGACACCCCCACACTCGCTGATGCAAAATGGACTCAGATCCTCGCCCCACCAGCTCACCTCCTGTCCTTGAACCCTGCTCTGACCCACACTGACCTCAGCCCACGGGACAGCCCTCTCAACTTCAAGCCTCTACTGGAACCTCCGACCTCTGGTGGCCCGTCTCTGGCCGAGGTCTTGGTGCCAGATGTTAAGCAAAGCCTGGAGCTTCCCCCGGAGGCCCGGAGTGAAGAGCGCCCAGCGGACGTCCACAGCCCACCTCTGCTACAGCCCAACATTGGCAAGCTAGTGAGCGCCGACGGCCAGGCACTGGCCTCCTCTCCATCCACCGGGGCGCTCAAAAACAGCTGCTTGCCCGGGCCGAGCTGCAACGGTCTCGTTGAGGTCTCGCAGGCCAGTGATGATccaagccctgctgctgcacatTGGCCTGACTCCCTGGGCATAGGGCCTAGAGGCCAGAGGAAGAAGCAGGGTGAAGGAGCTTGTTTTAACAACACTCATTTCTCTTTTCCTGAGGAAGGGCTTGGGTGTGGGGCAGCGTGCTTGAAGAATGGAACCTCATCAGCTGAGTCGGAGGCCACAGAAGCAAGCAAGAGCGATGACGGTGTATCCGTCAGCTCAGAGGAAAGCAAAATGGGGGAATACAGTTCCGCGCTTCTTGAAGGGAACAGTTCTGAGACAGTGGAAACAGTTTTGCAGGAGAACTGTACTGGCCCTCCCAAGATGGTGGCAGACAAAGAGTGTGGCATGGATGCATTTCGGAATGGCAGACCACTCGAGGCTGAGAGGGAGAAGGACAGCCAGGTTATGTGCCAGAAGCAAAAAGAACTGGAGAATCATGAAGATTCCCTAGTTGAATCACCACATGCGGAGAGACCTCAACCCAATGGCCTGGTTGAGGAACGAGATGGAGATGGATATGGCCTGCCTCTAGCTCCTTCAAAGGAGGACTCTGTGACCGAGgagaaggagatggaggagagcaAGCAGGAGTGTTGCGAGTTGGGCCGCGGCGGCCCTGAATTGGGAGGTAAACTCAACAACGGGCGCCTGCAGCTGGGCAGTGTGCCCTATGGCGGTGCCCGACCCAAGCAGCCCCTCAGCCTGAAGCTGCAGATACCCCGACCACTCTCAGGCCAGGTGCAGAATGAGCTGGGCTCCTTGGGCAGGAACAAGAACCTGCAAGCCCAGTGCAGGGTGGCTGCTGGCTCCGAGTCGTCCTGTGGGGTGACGGACTCTGGGGCTGGGAGGGTGAACGTTGAGAGTGGGGATGGTTCCTCGGGCCTGCACGACCCATTGGAGAATCCTGACAATGACCTACAGGCgggccagcagggggtgctgtcAAGGAAGCCTTTCAGCTCCCTGGGGGAGGTGGCGCCTGTGTGGGTGCCGGACTCCCAGGCACCCATCTGCATGAAGTGCGAGGTCAAGTTCACCTTTACCAAGAGAAGGCATCACTGTCGGGCCTGTGGCAAG gTTTTTTGTGCAGCATGTTGTAGCCTCAAGTGCAGGCTGATGTACATGGACAGGAAGGAGGCACGGGTCTGTGTGATCTGTCACCAAGCTCTCCTGAATG CTCCGTCATGGGAGAACTCCGCAGGTGGCTGCACCCAGAGCCCAAACCCTAACAACCCAGCGGAGTACTGCTCCACTATTCCCCCTCTGCAGCAGGCTCAGGCGTCAGGGGCCCTCAGCTCACCCCCACCCACCGTCATGGTGCCTGTCGGGGTCCTCAAGCAGCCAGGCATGGATG GTTCTCTCCCTCGTGAGCAGAGGCGGGTGTGGTTCGCTGATGGGATTCTACCAAACGGAGAGACTGCAGACTCCACTAAAGAACCTAGTCCAGACCCCAACCCCTCCCAGCCCCTCAATGTCTCCCAGTTCTCCAGCAAATCCCAGGCAGCCAGCCCACTGGAG GCCATCCAGGCCACTGGGGCTCAGATGAGCAGCCCTGTGGGTAGCTCAGTCAGCCTGATCCCAGATGACGGCCTTCCTCCCATCCTCATCTCCACAGGCGTCAAAGGAGGTACGGGAGGCTACATCACAG ACTACGCTGTGGAAGAGAGGCCATCCGAGATCCAGCTTCTACAACAGCTTGAGGAGGGTGGGCCGGACCCGCTCGTGTTCGTGCTCAACGCCAACCTGCTCGCCATGGTTAAACTGGTCAACT AtgtaaacaggaagtgctgGTACGTGACGACGAAGGGCATGCACGCTATGGGCCAGGCGGAGGTGGTGGTACTGTTGCAGTGTCTCCCTGATGAGAAGAGTATTCCGAAAGATATCTTTAGTCACTTTGTGCAGCTCTACCAGGAGGCCCTCACAG GGAACGTGTTGAGCCACCTGGGCCATTCCTTCTTTACGCAGAGCTTCCTGGGCAGCAGGGAGCACGGCGGCTTCCTCTACGTGAGCCCCACCTTCCAGTCCCTGCAGGACCTGCTGCTGCCCAACCCGCCCTACCTCTTCGGCATCCTGGTGCAGAAGTGGGAGACGCCCTGGGCCAAGGTCTTCCCCATCCGCCTTATGTTACGCCTGGGAGCCGAGTACAGAT TCTACCCCTGCCCGCTGTTCAGTGTGCGCTTCAGAAAGCCCCTTTTTGGAGAGACTGGTCACACCATCATAAACCTGCTAGCG GATTTCCGGAATTATCAGTACACCTTACCAGTGGTTCGAGGTCTGGTGGTGGACATGGAAGTAAAAAAGACCAGTATCAAGATCCCCAGCAACCGCTACAACGAG CTCATGAAGGCTATGAACAAGTCCAACGAGCATGTGCTGGCCATGGGTGCGTGCTTTAACGAGCATGCAGACTCCCACCTAGTCTGTGTGCAGAATGATGATGGCAACTACCAGACACAGGCCATTAGCATCCACCACCAGCCTCGCAAGG TGACGGGAGCTTGCTTCTTTGTGTTCAGCGGTGCTTTGAAGGCCTCGTCCGGCTATCTAGCCAAGACCAGCATTGTTGAAG ATGGAGTTATGGTGCAGATTACAGCAGAAACAATGGAGGCCTTGCGTCAGGCACTGAGAGAGATGAAGGACTTCACTATTGTCTGTGGGAAAGCTGATCAGGAGGAAAACCAGGAACAAGTCTATATTCGGTGGATAGAGGATGATTTAAATTTCAATAAAGG AGTCATCAGCCCCATTGATGGAAAATCTATGGAGTCTATCGCTAGTGTAAAGATCTTCCACGGCTCGGAATACAAAGCCAATGGCAAAGTAATCCGCTGGACAGAG GTGTTTTTTCTTCAGAGTGAGGATCAGCCCAACAGCCTGAGCGATCCAGCAGAGCACAGCCGCCTCACAGAGAACGTGGCACGGGCTTTCTGCATGGCTCTGTGCCCTCATCTCAAACTGCTCAAAGAGGACGGCATGGCCAAACTAGGCCTGAGGGTTACACTCGACTCTGACCAG GTGGGCTACCTGGCTGGCAGTAATGGGCAGCCACTGCTCCCGCAGTATTTGAGCGAGCTGGATTGCGCCTTGATCCCTGTCATCCACAGTGGAGCATGCCAGTTGAGTGAGGGTCCTGTGGTCATGGAGCTCATCTTCTACATCCTAGAGATTATCTCCTAA